From the genome of Oryza glaberrima chromosome 1, OglaRS2, whole genome shotgun sequence:
gtgggaaatgctagaatgactatcatcaatatgaatatgagaaatgctagaatgacttacgttgtgaaacggagggagtatgcaggtaattttcagggcaacatactGGCTCCGGCTGTGGGCTCAGCTATAAAAGTGTGATGAGGATGGAGAGTTCCTGTTGGTTGTATGCCGTACGCTTGAGACGATGGTTATGCAACTCTTTGCCAAATGCcaactatggatggagattcactaATAGACTGGAATAATGTTCTCCTTGTCCTGTTTGGCATTCCTTCTTTTATTTGGTGTGATTGCTTTATTTTGGACTTCACTCCTCGAGAGTGCTAGACTGTActaattggctgtaactctttTGAGCAAAAGCCGGGATgttttcattccattatctaaaaaaaaaagtttaattcaGCCTACAGTTAACTCTCACAGCAAAGAAACACAGTCGCATCGCCACTTTGCACGCTGGCTGCTTCATGGGTTGTCGAATATACTATCGAATCATTTTGGGCCTTTCTTGGATGGGCTAAATTACGGTCATTTTCCGTAGCATTGGCCCAAACATTTAGCCCATTAAAAAGACCTTACATACACCAAGCCAAGCCGAGAAATACGGCGGTTACTACTCCTGGCCCAGTACGAGCGTGCCGCCATACAACATGTGCCTTGGGCCCATGCCTCGGGCCCACCCCGACCAAACTCCAAAACCCgagaccaccaccacctctccaAACTCCACTCGCTGAACTAGCTCTCACATCTCACGCAAACACACGCATCTACAGCTACTACAGTACGCCGCGCGCCATACAAATCGTCGAGCAATCCGCCTCGCTCTCGCCGCCCGCACCCACgctcacgcacgcacgcacgcacgctcgCCTCACCACCCACAGCGCACGCGGCCACCAATGGCgagcgcccgcgcgcgcggcgggcgagccttcttcctcctcgcactcgtgctcgtcgtcctcgcggcgcccgcggccgcgCTGCGGACGTCGGCCATCTCCGCGGCGCCGGAGTACCCGCGGCTCCCCACCGGGCCGGGCcacggcggcgggaggcacGCGGCGCCCGCGCCTGCGGCGGtcctcccgccggcgccggcgctctcGCCGGACATAATGCCGCTGCTCCCGTCCCCGGGGCCCGACTCCGACGGCTCCGCCGAGGCGCCGTCCGACGTCATGCCCACCATCCCCTCCAGCCCGAGCCCGCCCAACCCCGACGCGCTCTTGCCGGACTCCGCGCTCGCCCCGTTCGGCTccgcgcccgccgtcgccgcccagtcccgcgcgccgccgccgtcgacgacgacggcggtggcggcggcgtgggcgctcCCCGTGGCCGTGGGGCTAGTGGCCATGTGGTTGGTGTAGTGGGCGAGTGGTGCAAGCgacagcagctgcagctgcagccttCGGGTTCAGTCGTGCAGGAAAAAAAGTTGGCCGTTGGTTGGTCGGTTGGCTTTGCATTCTTGGCAGCAAAAATTGTGAAGAAATTGTTGCTTCAtttcactaaatttttttagctttcgATCTCCTGTAAATTTTTCTGTCAAGTTTACGTAATTGTTTCTGGATGGGGGCGGCTACatgctatagttttttttttctttctgttttgtGATTGTTTTATGAGGGGATTACTTGGTTCATTGCTGTAATAAAATCAGAGAGGATAATAGTCTGTTCCTATCACTTCTCACTCACTGAAACTTCAGTTCCAATTCCCTGTTCTTGTTTCATGTTCATGTTCTGCAATTCTGCATCAACAGTTGATAGTTGATACACGAGCCAATTGTTCTTGGTTTGATGGGCCCACAAGCCAGTCACAGTGGCGGTGACTCTGCTTCAAGCAGTAATAATGGTATTTATGATTGTTTTGGTGTTCATGTTAGGAGTATTTGATGCTGATTAAACCATTCGGTGTACAGGCTAGGGAATTATTTATTCCTTCTCTTTCCAGAACTGCGCATAACCTGAAAAAAGTGTGGCTTTATGAATTAATAAAGAACAAGGAAAAAATATCTAAAAGAGAACATAATAATTCACCAGAAAGTGCAGTATGCAACTGGAACGCCATTCATCGAAATTCTATATTCTCTCTTTCCTGTTTCTTTAGGTTGATGATCACCTCATGATTACCGTAAAGCTTCTGGCGTTGCCACTCTGCCAAGAAATTAGTAACTTTTTAAGACATGATCAAACTGCAGGCATGTGATCTTGTAGTTTAATTCATGGTAAGAGAAGCTCACGTGGTCTCTGAACAATGCATCTACTACCAAAGAACATCGACTGTTGTTTCTGGAAACCGTCTAATAAAAAATTGGAAGCTCCTAATCAGACTATCAGAGGATGCCGTTGGACCAGCATACTTGTCAAGGAAatggtttttcttttgcaatttaCAGTATTTTAACAAATAGTATTTGTTCTTAATAATTACTAGCTTCCTTTGCTCTCTCGGAGAAGTTTACAAGATAACTGCATGAGCTAAGGTTAAACTAATCAAAGAAAAGTTTGAAGATAAGGATGAGATATGCTATGCTATGCAAAGCTGGTGGTACCAAATCAAGGATCAGTAGAAAGACCAGCTGTGCATTGTTGTCCTGACATATCATGGACAAATGACAAAGAACAAAAATGTCCTACTGTTCTACCTATTCCCATATCACTGTTCCACTCTCAACCTGGCAGGTCAAAAAAAGTTGTCACCCAAAGTAATAAGTTCAAATGCGTGATTATTACCACATTTCCAGAGGTCCATTTGAGTCTCTGAATCAGAAACATTCAGACAACAACTCTCACAAAATGTTCTGAATTTAAATCAACAGAGCTGATATTTAGTAGTATAAAACGGCAATGCACGAACATGTGAAGTGAGAAAGGAAGCTGGTGCATAGCTGCAAACACAAAAAGGGCATCCAATGATAGGAAAAGGACATCCGTGAGTTTGAGCATGATCAAGATGGGATCAGTCGACCATGTCTTCTTAGCCCTGACCTGCCCAGTCTCTTCACGTGTAGTGTCCATTTGCCATTCGCCTCTGTTACTGTTTACCTTATGATTAATCTGCCAATAAGCATCTGAACTAAATCACTCCTCCGGTAATTGTTAATAGAGTTACAGTGTCACGTACTATCCGGCTCAGCATCCAACGCAGATGCACAGTGAAGTTTACTGCTCGATGTCGAGGTAAAAACAAGACTGAACATTTGACAAGACTTTTGGGTATGAGGGAAGCTGAGCAGAGGTTCCCAAGAACAACAAAAGAGCACGACCGGTGTCTGAAGATGCTGGAATGGTGAAAATGGTGATGTGAAAGAAGCATGTGAGCGCGAGTGTGTGTCTATGAGAGAAGATTCGAGTAGTGAGAAGAGGCCAATGGATGGAGTGTTAGTATTATTAAGCGAGACTTGTCACGTGAATGTCCTAGCTGCTCCTCATCCAGAGATGGGAGGGATGGTTGGAAGAATCTCCATTGTTTGCGCCGTGTCGTCTTGGACGTCAGGATTGGATGCTGTCCTGCCAAACTTtaggggaagagagaagggagtaGATTAACAACATCATTGGGGAATGAAGCTAGTGtgcttagggggtgtttagaagagaggggctaaactctCAAAACCATAAGTCGAGGAgagacttactccctccgtcccataatagatggtgtttttgactttttatttgcaacatttgaccattcgttttatttgaaaaattagtgcaaatataaaaaaagataagtcatatgtaaagtacttttgataataaagcaattgacaaacaaaataaataataattccaaaattttttgaataggacgaatgatcaaacattgataAACAAAAACTCAGAAAGACAGTAAtatgggacgaaggtagtatgtTTTAGCCTCTCTcccccaaacacccccttagttaCTGTGGTGCATGGCCTAGTCTAGCATTAGGCAAGATACTAAGCACTTGATTGAGCAGTATTGATGAGGCTGGGATCGCTGTATATGTGTAGTTGGGCTTAGAACTTTATTAGTCGGGCCTAGGGTTAATTAGTCTGTTTGGGTTGACATGGTTACATAATTGGCTCTGCTTtcaactaattttacaaatttaaGAGTTGAAAAAGGGACCACTTCTATTTAAGAATTTCTAGGGCAGGGCTTTCAACTGAAAACTGAACAAGTTTAGGGCCCTTTTAATTGCATGATTGAAAAAACGTAGAAATAGGAAAATGCATGACTTTGAtatgaatgtaagtgtaaaacagagtattgcaaaacacaggaataactgtttgattgaaccgcaggaaaaacgcaaaAATTAGAGAAGAGATAAAAACTCAATGGAAAGTTTCCATGAGGTAGAACCTTATGTTagttttcctccaaaacttggcATTAGGTATTTCATAGGTTTCCATAGAATTtattcatttgattcaaagggctatatagaaaaaattcctataggaatgaaattctctaaaattcatatgagaccttgtttagatcccaaaaaattttggccaaaaacatcacatcaaatgtttagacacatacatggggcattaaatgtgaaaaaaaaacaattgcacagtttgcatgtaaattgcgagacgaatcttttgagcctaattacgtcatgatttgacaatgtgatgctacaataaacatttgctaatgactgattaattaggcttaataaattcgtctcgcagtttataggcggaatctataatttgttttgttactagtctatgtttaatacttcaaatgtgtatccatatatttaaaaattttacccccaaagaactaaacacaccctgaatttcctttgaatcaaaagggGCTTAACCTGAAACTGACCGAAATTAATCCTTCTGCTGGGCTTTGAAACAGCTCCCAGCTGGGCTGAAATTGCCGTAACCCAAATGGGCCCAAACCCTTGTTGAATGGGCTCGAACTTTTGGGCCGTCGAGGCCTATGCTTCTGAGTTCTGAAGTTTCTGAACCGCGCAATCAATCGAACCTTCTGAAGCCTGAAACCAACGATGCGGTCGCATATTCGCATTGCCGCAGCTAACGCctagcgccggcggcggactgGCGGTGGATGCTACGCCGGACTCCCCGACTGCTCGCCGCCGTGAACCCCGCCACCGCGGTTCGCTCCACAACCGCGCTCGTCCAGATCGCCTCCCCTCTCgaccccttcctcctccaccacctcacaGCTCGCTTTCACCATGCACCGGCGGATGCCCACCACCTGCTCGACGAAACGCCGCGCAGAGCCAGCTCCATCGTGCGCGCGCTCGGCGCATGCAGGGGCGCGTCACGCGAGGAAGCGGACGGCGTCGCGGCCCTCCACTGCGCGGCTTTCAAGTCGGGGGCCGTGCTGGATCCGCCCGTGCGCACGTCCGTCATCACGGCCTACTCCCGGGTGCGCGACGTGTGCTCCGCTCTGCAGGTGTTCGACGAGGCCGCTGCACCGGACTTGATCCTGTGGAATGCCGCGATCAGTGCTTTGACGTTGAACTGCCGTTATGGCGATGCTGTGGTCCTTTTCTGGTGGATGGTGGACGTGCTTGGGGTGTTTGATTCGACGTCGATGGTCATTATGCTGTCGGGGGCGTCCCGTGCAAGGAGCTTGGAGCATGGGATTGCCTTTCATGGAATGGCACTGAAGAGATGCCTAGACACCGATCTGAGCCTTTGGAATACTCTTATGGACATGTATGCAAAGTGTGGGGATTTTTACTCTTCGGAGGTTGTGTTTCAGAGGATGCCATATAGGGACACTACATCATGGAATTCTATGGTAAGTGGAAGCTTATTTAATGGACTTGCTGAGATTTCAGCATATTACTTCAAGGAAATGGTCCGTTCCAGTTTTCAGGCAGATGAGGTGAGCCTGTCTTGTGTCCTTTCAGCTTGCTCTCATCTCAAGGACCTGTTCTCCTTTGGGGAGTCTGTCCATAGCTTTGTGATCAAACTCGGTTACGAAGACACTACCAGTTCGGTGGCAAATTCCCTGATAACATTCTATTATGAGCTTGGGTTTCCAGAGGCTGCAGAGGAGGTATTTCTAAGCACTTCCAacaaaaatttggtaacatGGAATGCTATGATCAAGGGGCTGGTAGAGAATGATAGAGTTAATGAAGCCATGTGTATGTTCCAAGAAATGAGATCAAAGAACCAGCCAGATGTTGCCACTTTAGTGACTATAATTTCAGCTTGTGGTGATCGTGGCCTACTTCCTGAAGGGAAAGAAGTCCATGGATACATAATAAAAAAAGGACATATTTACAAGGAGTGTTCTGTAGGAAATAGCTTACTTGATTTGTATATGAAATGCAATGACCCATCTACAGCACGCATTTTGTTCAGGACAATGCCAATGAGAGACCTGATCTCATGGAACACAATGATTTCTGGTTACTCAAGAAACGATTCACTTGGAGAAGAGGCTAAAGCTATGTTCAAAGGACTACTATCTGAAGGCCTAAGCTGCACCTTGAGCACTGTGGTAGCTGTTATACCTTCATGTTTTTGTCCACAAGACCTTAACTTTGGCAAGTCTGTTCACTCTTTCATCCTGAAGTATGGGTTTCTGACTGGAGTTTCAGCTGCTAACTCTCTgatacacatgtatatatgctGTGGTGACTCTCTGGCCGCCTTTTCACTGCTGGAAAGCATAACTCCCATGTCAGATATTATTTCATGGAATACAGCAATTGTGGGCTGTGTACAAAATGGACTCTACGGAGATGCGTTAGAAGCCTTTCAGTTTATGCATTCAACGTTAACACTAAATCCTGATAGCATTACATTAGTCAGTGTTTTATCAGTATGTGGAAACCTGAAACTGCAGTCCCTTGGGAAGTCCATCCACTGCATGGCGCTAAAGCGCTTGATTGAATTCAATTTAAGGGTAAAGAATGCCCTGCTTACCATGTACTTCCGATTTGGAGATACTGAAAGTGCTGAGTTAATTTTCTCTAGTCTCGTTGGTAGAAATCTGTGCTCCTGGAATTGCATGATCTCTGGTTTTGCACAGAATAACGAAGGCTTGAGGGCATTGCAGTTCTACAAGAAGATGGAGGATTTTGAACCCAATGAAATATCTATTGTCGGCATTATCTGTGCTTGCACTCAACTTGGGGATCTTAGGCAAGGAAAGAACATTCATGGGCATGTGGTCAGGTTTGGTCTGCAAACTAACGTTTTTATTTCAGCATCACTTGTTGATATGTATAGTAAGTGCGGAAGACTGGACATTTCGATCAGAGTATTTGAATCTTCTGCTGAAAAATCGATTGCTTGCTGGAATTCCATGATATCAGCTTTTGGA
Proteins encoded in this window:
- the LOC127756731 gene encoding classical arabinogalactan protein 26-like, which gives rise to MASARARGGRAFFLLALVLVVLAAPAAALRTSAISAAPEYPRLPTGPGHGGGRHAAPAPAAVLPPAPALSPDIMPLLPSPGPDSDGSAEAPSDVMPTIPSSPSPPNPDALLPDSALAPFGSAPAVAAQSRAPPPSTTTAVAAAWALPVAVGLVAMWLV
- the LOC127760537 gene encoding pentatricopeptide repeat-containing protein At4g19220, mitochondrial-like, translating into MLRRTPRLLAAVNPATAVRSTTALVQIASPLDPFLLHHLTARFHHAPADAHHLLDETPRRASSIVRALGACRGASREEADGVAALHCAAFKSGAVLDPPVRTSVITAYSRVRDVCSALQVFDEAAAPDLILWNAAISALTLNCRYGDAVVLFWWMVDVLGVFDSTSMVIMLSGASRARSLEHGIAFHGMALKRCLDTDLSLWNTLMDMYAKCGDFYSSEVVFQRMPYRDTTSWNSMVSGSLFNGLAEISAYYFKEMVRSSFQADEVSLSCVLSACSHLKDLFSFGESVHSFVIKLGYEDTTSSVANSLITFYYELGFPEAAEEVFLSTSNKNLVTWNAMIKGLVENDRVNEAMCMFQEMRSKNQPDVATLVTIISACGDRGLLPEGKEVHGYIIKKGHIYKECSVGNSLLDLYMKCNDPSTARILFRTMPMRDLISWNTMISGYSRNDSLGEEAKAMFKGLLSEGLSCTLSTVVAVIPSCFCPQDLNFGKSVHSFILKYGFLTGVSAANSLIHMYICCGDSLAAFSLLESITPMSDIISWNTAIVGCVQNGLYGDALEAFQFMHSTLTLNPDSITLVSVLSVCGNLKLQSLGKSIHCMALKRLIEFNLRVKNALLTMYFRFGDTESAELIFSSLVGRNLCSWNCMISGFAQNNEGLRALQFYKKMEDFEPNEISIVGIICACTQLGDLRQGKNIHGHVVRFGLQTNVFISASLVDMYSKCGRLDISIRVFESSAEKSIACWNSMISAFGFHGLGLKSIEIFWKMNNSGVKATRSTFIALLSACSHSGLTDEGLKYYHLMIEHFGIIPTPEHHVCVVDMLGRAGRLQEAHKFVESLPSKQAHGIWGALLSACSKKSELKMCESVAKHLLCLEPENSGYYVTMSNLYAYQDMWSGAVQVRDILQDKGLMKPRGRSIIG